Genomic window (Thomasclavelia spiroformis DSM 1552):
AGTAATGAAGTTATGAGTAAATTGTCATTTACTAAGTCACCACAATTTATAATGGCAAAATGTAAAATAAAAAAAGAAAATAAATTAATTGATGGTAAACGATATTTGATTTTGGATGATTTACAAGATCCTGGTAATATTGGTACTTTAATTAGAACTGCTTTAGCATTTTCGATTGATCAAGTTATTTTATCTAATAATTGCGTTGATTTATATAATGATAAATTATTAAGATCTATGCAAGGTGCAAATTTTCATATTAATTGTATATATGATGATTTAAAAACTGTAATATCAACTTTGAAAAAAAATAATGTAAAGATTATTGGGAGTGCTTTAGAAAATGGGCAAGATATAAAACAGATAAAGATTAGTGAGAAAATGGCGTTTATAGTTGGAAATGAGGGTAATGGTATGAATAAAGATATTTTGCAAGAATGTGA
Coding sequences:
- a CDS encoding TrmH family RNA methyltransferase; amino-acid sequence: MITSTSNNTIKTLIKLKQKKYRDETGYYLVEGEHLVEEAMKAKQVECLISTKDITSDLPIVIVSNEVMSKLSFTKSPQFIMAKCKIKKENKLIDGKRYLILDDLQDPGNIGTLIRTALAFSIDQVILSNNCVDLYNDKLLRSMQGANFHINCIYDDLKTVISTLKKNNVKIIGSALENGQDIKQIKISEKMAFIVGNEGNGMNKDILQECDYVGYIPINTIESLNVAIAGSIMMYHFK